A single region of the Pseudomonas solani genome encodes:
- a CDS encoding copper chaperone PCu(A)C, translated as MHPLPFRSLPWKRHALLLLTLLACTTSQAGELSLGEARAQPSDWDATAAVVSLAITDTGAQGDRLVGASTPCAWRVDLQTTVRIGEARRVMTLASFGVPPGGVLKLAPTGSHLTLVGLKGALKDGERFPLTLRFARGGEMTIEVRAERPATTQSR; from the coding sequence ATGCACCCTCTTCCCTTTCGTTCACTGCCCTGGAAACGCCACGCGCTGCTCCTGCTGACGCTGCTGGCCTGCACCACCAGCCAGGCGGGCGAGCTGTCGCTTGGCGAGGCGCGGGCGCAGCCGTCCGACTGGGATGCCACCGCCGCCGTGGTTTCCCTGGCTATCACCGATACCGGCGCCCAGGGTGATCGGCTGGTGGGCGCCAGCACGCCCTGTGCCTGGCGGGTGGATTTGCAGACGACGGTGCGCATCGGCGAGGCGCGACGGGTGATGACGCTGGCGTCCTTCGGCGTGCCGCCCGGTGGCGTGCTGAAGCTGGCGCCGACGGGCAGCCACCTGACCCTGGTAGGCCTCAAGGGCGCACTGAAGGATGGCGAGCGCTTTCCGCTGACGCTGCGCTTCGCCCGGGGTGGCGAGATGACGATCGAGGTGCGGGCCGAACGGCCCGCGACGACTCAATCCAGGTAG
- a CDS encoding MBL fold metallo-hydrolase, producing MPRYALLLLLALAGCARDPVGLPLTTERNASPPKLQYLGVGGYLMHWRGEGLLIAPSFSNPSFLGLPPLRVKADEATIDARMPPADDVSMLLIGHAHYDHLLDVPRVMQKQAPNAIAYGSATAGHILRAVLPAERIVNAEPAMANVKEAGETGPAAQPGTWLYSRDRRFRAMPIQSMHAPHFAGITFLRGSYDQDLKELPTAVWNWKEGQTLAWLVDLLDEAGKPVYRIHYQDSASTPPYGFPPILEDGKAIDVEILCVGSWNQVQHYPDALLKVSRPRLVVLGHWEDFFGNDPQRPQTIRLLDEQGMVERTRAALPEGTPVVMPVPFSEVALPATP from the coding sequence ATGCCCCGATACGCCCTGTTGCTCCTGCTTGCACTGGCCGGCTGCGCCCGCGACCCGGTCGGCCTGCCGCTGACCACCGAGCGCAATGCCTCGCCGCCGAAGCTGCAGTACCTGGGCGTGGGCGGCTACCTGATGCACTGGCGCGGCGAGGGGCTGCTGATCGCCCCGTCCTTCAGCAACCCGTCCTTCCTGGGCCTGCCACCGCTGCGGGTGAAGGCCGACGAGGCGACCATCGATGCGCGCATGCCGCCCGCCGATGACGTCAGCATGCTGCTGATCGGCCATGCGCATTACGACCACCTGCTGGACGTGCCCCGGGTGATGCAGAAGCAGGCGCCGAACGCCATCGCCTACGGTTCGGCCACCGCCGGGCACATCCTCCGGGCGGTGCTGCCGGCGGAACGCATCGTCAACGCCGAGCCGGCCATGGCCAACGTCAAGGAAGCCGGGGAAACCGGACCTGCCGCGCAGCCGGGAACCTGGCTCTACTCCAGGGACCGACGCTTCCGCGCCATGCCGATCCAGAGCATGCACGCCCCGCATTTCGCCGGGATAACTTTCCTGCGCGGTAGCTACGACCAGGACCTGAAGGAACTGCCGACCGCGGTGTGGAACTGGAAGGAAGGCCAGACCCTGGCCTGGCTGGTGGACCTGCTGGATGAAGCCGGGAAGCCCGTGTACCGCATCCACTATCAGGATTCCGCCAGCACCCCGCCCTATGGCTTCCCGCCGATACTCGAAGACGGCAAGGCCATCGACGTGGAGATTCTTTGCGTCGGCTCCTGGAACCAGGTGCAGCATTACCCCGACGCCCTGCTCAAAGTCAGCCGCCCGCGCCTGGTGGTGCTCGGCCACTGGGAGGACTTCTTCGGCAACGACCCGCAGCGGCCGCAGACCATCCGCCTGCTGGACGAACAGGGCATGGTCGAGCGCACCCGCGCCGCATTGCCTGAAGGCACCCCCGTGGTGATGCCGGTACCGTTCTCGGAAGTCGCCCTGCCGGCGACGCCCTGA
- a CDS encoding VOC family protein, whose amino-acid sequence MRPALTHLALHVPDLEPCIHFYERFCGMRVIHERAGKGSRIVWMAEPGEEHRFIFVIMPGGRPRDLAPDDYSHFGFALESREAVDAIAARARAEGYLVWAPRDEPYPVGYYCGLRDPAGNYVEFSYGQPLGPGSEGMVIP is encoded by the coding sequence ATGCGCCCTGCCCTCACCCATCTCGCCCTGCACGTTCCCGACCTGGAGCCGTGCATCCACTTCTATGAACGGTTCTGTGGCATGCGGGTGATCCACGAGCGCGCCGGCAAGGGCTCGCGGATCGTCTGGATGGCCGAGCCCGGGGAGGAGCACCGCTTCATCTTCGTGATCATGCCCGGCGGCCGACCGCGCGACCTGGCGCCGGACGACTACAGTCACTTCGGCTTCGCCCTGGAAAGCCGCGAGGCGGTGGACGCGATAGCCGCCCGCGCCCGGGCCGAGGGCTACCTGGTGTGGGCGCCACGGGACGAGCCCTACCCGGTGGGCTACTACTGCGGGCTGCGGGACCCGGCGGGCAACTACGTGGAGTTCAGCTACGGGCAGCCATTGGGGCCGGGCTCGGAGGGGATGGTGATTCCCTGA
- the gorA gene encoding glutathione-disulfide reductase, with protein MAYDFDLFVIGAGSAGVRASRFAAGFGARVAVAESRYLGGTCVNVGCVPKKMLVYGAHFSEDFEQAQGYGWNLGEAGFDWPTLIANKNREIQRLNGIYRNLLVNSGVTLLEGHARLVDAHTVQVGEQRFSAEHILVATGGWPQIPDLPGREHAISSNEAFFLEKLPQRVLVVGGGYIAVEFASIFHGLGAKTTLLYRKDLFLRGFDGAVRTHLRDELSRKGLDLQFNADIARIDKQADGSLLATLKDGRTLEADCVFYATGRRPMLDDLGLENTGVELDDRGFIKVDDEYRTTEPSILALGDVIGRVQLTPVALAEGMAVARRLFKPAEYRPVDYDHIPTAVFSLPNIGTVGLSEEDARARGHKVKVFESRFRPMKLTLTENQERTLMKLVVDAESDRVLGCHMVGPEAGEIVQGLAVALKAGATKRIFDETIGVHPTAAEEFVTMRTPVGS; from the coding sequence ATGGCCTACGATTTCGACCTCTTCGTCATAGGAGCCGGTTCCGCCGGTGTACGTGCCTCGCGCTTCGCCGCCGGTTTCGGTGCCCGCGTCGCGGTAGCGGAAAGCCGCTACCTGGGCGGCACCTGCGTCAACGTCGGTTGCGTGCCAAAAAAGATGCTGGTGTACGGCGCCCACTTCTCCGAAGACTTCGAGCAGGCCCAGGGTTACGGCTGGAACCTGGGCGAGGCGGGCTTCGACTGGCCCACCCTGATCGCCAACAAGAACCGCGAGATCCAGCGCCTCAACGGCATCTACCGCAACCTGCTGGTCAACAGTGGCGTCACCTTGCTGGAGGGCCATGCGCGCCTGGTGGATGCCCACACCGTGCAGGTCGGCGAGCAGCGCTTCAGCGCCGAGCACATCCTCGTCGCCACCGGTGGCTGGCCGCAGATTCCTGATCTGCCGGGCCGCGAGCACGCCATCAGCTCCAACGAAGCCTTCTTCCTCGAAAAACTGCCCCAGCGCGTGCTGGTGGTGGGCGGCGGCTATATCGCCGTCGAGTTCGCCTCGATCTTCCACGGCCTGGGCGCCAAGACCACGCTGCTCTACCGCAAGGACCTGTTCCTGCGCGGCTTCGACGGCGCCGTGCGCACCCACCTGCGTGACGAGTTGAGTCGCAAGGGGCTCGACCTGCAGTTCAATGCCGACATTGCCCGCATCGACAAGCAGGCCGACGGCAGCCTGCTCGCCACCCTCAAGGATGGCCGCACCCTCGAGGCCGATTGCGTGTTCTACGCCACCGGCCGCCGCCCGATGCTGGACGACCTAGGCCTGGAGAACACCGGCGTCGAGCTGGACGACCGTGGCTTCATCAAGGTGGACGACGAATACCGCACCACCGAACCCTCCATCCTCGCCCTGGGCGACGTCATCGGCCGCGTGCAGCTGACCCCGGTCGCACTCGCCGAAGGCATGGCCGTCGCCCGCCGCCTGTTCAAGCCCGCCGAATACCGCCCGGTGGATTACGACCACATCCCCACTGCTGTCTTCAGCCTGCCCAATATCGGCACCGTCGGCCTCAGCGAGGAAGACGCCCGCGCGCGCGGCCACAAGGTCAAGGTCTTCGAGAGCCGCTTCCGCCCCATGAAGCTGACCCTCACCGAGAACCAGGAACGCACCCTGATGAAGCTGGTGGTCGACGCCGAAAGCGACCGCGTGCTCGGCTGCCACATGGTCGGGCCCGAGGCGGGCGAGATCGTCCAGGGTCTGGCCGTGGCGCTCAAGGCCGGCGCCACCAAGCGCATCTTCGACGAGACCATCGGCGTGCACCCCACCGCCGCCGAGGAGTTCGTCACCATGCGTACCCCCGTGGGGAGCTGA
- the edd gene encoding phosphogluconate dehydratase, giving the protein MHPRIIEVTERLIARSRPTRERYLAMIREAASKGPQRGKLQCANFAHGVAGCGGEDKQRLRLMDAANVAIVTAYNDILSAHQPYEHYPERIKQALREIGSVGQVAGGVPAMCDGVTQGEPGMELGIASREVIAMSTAVALSHNMFDAAVFLGICDKIVPGLMMGALRFGHLPTLFIPAGPMPSGLSNKEKADVRQRYAEGKATRDELLESEMAAYHAPGTCTFYGTANTNQMLMEMMGLHLPGASFVNPGTPLRDALTEEAARQVTRLTQQAGGFMPIGELMDERVLVNSIVALHATGGSTNHTLHMPAIAQAAGIQLTWQDMADLSEVVPTLAHVYPNGKADINHFHAAGGVAFLVRELLDAGLMHEDVNTVAGPGLRRYTQEPFLEDGRIAWRDGPAASLDENILRPVSNPFSPEGGLRVMEGNLGRGVMKVSAVAPQHQVVEAPARVFHDQQALADAFAAGELERDMVAVMRFQGPRCNGMPELHKMTPFLGVLQDRGFKVALVTDGRMSGASGKIPAAIHVCPEAYDGGPLARVRDGDIIRVDGQAGTLRVLVDADAFAARELAPIQHNAEIGCGREMFAFMRAAFSTAEQGASAFTSSLESLK; this is encoded by the coding sequence ATGCATCCCCGCATTATCGAAGTAACCGAACGCCTTATCGCCCGCAGCCGCCCCACCCGCGAGCGCTACCTGGCGATGATCCGCGAGGCCGCCAGCAAGGGCCCGCAGCGCGGCAAGCTGCAGTGCGCCAACTTCGCCCACGGCGTGGCCGGCTGCGGTGGCGAGGACAAGCAGCGCCTGCGCCTGATGGACGCCGCCAACGTCGCCATCGTGACCGCCTACAACGACATACTCTCCGCTCACCAGCCCTACGAGCACTACCCCGAGCGCATCAAGCAGGCGCTGCGGGAGATCGGCTCCGTGGGCCAGGTCGCCGGCGGGGTGCCGGCCATGTGCGACGGCGTCACCCAGGGTGAGCCGGGCATGGAGCTGGGCATCGCCAGCCGCGAAGTCATCGCCATGTCCACCGCCGTGGCGCTGTCGCACAACATGTTCGACGCGGCGGTGTTCCTCGGCATCTGCGACAAGATCGTCCCCGGCCTGATGATGGGCGCGCTGCGCTTCGGCCACCTGCCCACGCTGTTCATCCCCGCCGGGCCCATGCCCTCGGGGCTGTCGAACAAGGAAAAGGCCGACGTCCGCCAGCGCTACGCCGAAGGCAAGGCCACCCGCGACGAGCTGTTGGAGTCGGAGATGGCGGCCTACCACGCCCCCGGCACCTGCACCTTCTACGGCACCGCCAACACCAACCAGATGCTGATGGAGATGATGGGCCTGCACCTGCCCGGCGCCTCCTTCGTCAACCCCGGCACGCCGCTGCGCGACGCCCTCACCGAAGAGGCGGCGCGCCAGGTCACCCGGCTGACCCAGCAGGCCGGCGGCTTCATGCCCATCGGCGAGCTGATGGACGAACGCGTGCTGGTCAACTCCATCGTCGCCCTGCACGCCACCGGTGGCTCCACCAACCACACCCTGCACATGCCCGCCATCGCCCAGGCCGCCGGCATCCAGCTCACCTGGCAAGACATGGCCGACCTCTCCGAAGTGGTGCCGACCCTGGCCCACGTCTATCCGAACGGCAAGGCCGACATCAACCACTTCCACGCGGCGGGCGGCGTCGCCTTCCTGGTGCGCGAGCTGCTCGATGCCGGGTTGATGCACGAAGACGTCAACACAGTTGCCGGCCCGGGCCTGCGCCGTTACACCCAGGAGCCCTTCCTCGAAGACGGCCGCATCGCCTGGCGCGACGGCCCGGCGGCGAGCCTGGACGAAAACATCCTGCGCCCCGTCTCCAATCCGTTCTCGCCGGAAGGCGGGCTGCGGGTGATGGAGGGCAACCTCGGGCGCGGGGTGATGAAGGTGTCCGCCGTCGCGCCGCAGCACCAGGTGGTGGAGGCGCCAGCGCGGGTCTTCCATGACCAGCAGGCCCTCGCCGATGCCTTCGCTGCGGGCGAGCTGGAGCGCGACATGGTGGCGGTGATGCGCTTCCAGGGCCCGCGCTGCAACGGCATGCCCGAACTGCACAAGATGACTCCCTTCCTCGGTGTGCTGCAGGACCGCGGCTTCAAGGTGGCGCTGGTCACCGACGGGCGCATGTCCGGTGCCTCCGGCAAGATCCCGGCGGCCATTCATGTGTGCCCCGAGGCATACGACGGAGGTCCACTGGCGCGCGTGCGCGACGGTGACATCATCCGTGTCGATGGCCAGGCCGGAACCCTGCGGGTGCTGGTGGATGCCGACGCGTTCGCCGCCCGCGAGCTCGCGCCGATCCAGCACAACGCCGAGATCGGCTGTGGCCGGGAGATGTTCGCCTTCATGCGCGCCGCGTTCAGCACGGCGGAGCAGGGGGCGAGCGCCTTTACATCCAGCCTGGAGAGCCTGAAGTGA
- a CDS encoding glucokinase: protein MTLALVGDIGGTNARFALWRDERLESVKVLATVDFATPELAIEHYLAGLGLAPGAIAAVCLACAGPVGGEDFRFTNNHWRLNRRSFCATLKVERLLLINDFSAMALGMTRLQPGERMTICAGEADAERPAVVIGAGTGLGVGTLLPLGEGRWAALPGEGGHVDLPIGSAREAELWRHLHERQGHVSAENILSGGGLLQLYRASCALDGVEPHLDSPAAITTAALAGDSEARAVLEQFCVWLGRVAGNNVLTLGARGGVYVVGGVVPRFAEFFKASGFAAAFASKGCMSDYFSGVPVWLVTAEYPGLEGAGVALQQALQP, encoded by the coding sequence GTGACCTTGGCGCTGGTCGGCGATATCGGAGGTACCAACGCACGTTTCGCCCTGTGGCGTGACGAGCGGCTGGAGTCGGTCAAGGTCCTGGCGACGGTGGATTTCGCCACCCCGGAACTGGCCATCGAACACTACCTGGCGGGCCTCGGCCTGGCGCCGGGTGCCATCGCCGCCGTCTGCCTGGCCTGCGCCGGGCCGGTGGGGGGCGAGGATTTCCGCTTCACCAACAACCACTGGCGCCTCAATCGCCGCAGCTTCTGCGCAACGCTCAAGGTCGAGCGGCTGCTGCTGATCAACGACTTCTCCGCCATGGCCCTGGGCATGACCCGCCTGCAGCCCGGCGAGCGCATGACCATCTGCGCGGGCGAGGCCGATGCCGAGCGCCCGGCCGTGGTCATCGGTGCCGGCACCGGGCTCGGCGTCGGCACCCTGCTACCCCTGGGCGAAGGGCGCTGGGCGGCGTTGCCAGGGGAGGGCGGCCATGTCGACCTGCCCATCGGCAGTGCCCGCGAGGCCGAACTGTGGCGCCACCTGCACGAGCGCCAGGGCCATGTCAGTGCCGAGAACATCCTCAGTGGCGGTGGCCTGTTGCAGCTCTACCGCGCCAGCTGCGCCCTCGATGGCGTCGAGCCGCACCTGGACAGCCCTGCAGCCATCACCACGGCGGCCCTGGCCGGGGATAGCGAGGCGAGGGCGGTGCTGGAGCAGTTCTGCGTCTGGCTCGGCCGCGTCGCGGGCAACAACGTGCTGACCCTCGGCGCCCGAGGCGGGGTCTATGTGGTCGGTGGCGTGGTGCCGCGCTTCGCCGAGTTCTTCAAGGCCAGTGGCTTCGCCGCTGCCTTCGCCAGCAAGGGCTGCATGAGCGACTACTTCAGCGGCGTGCCGGTGTGGCTGGTGACCGCCGAATACCCGGGCCTGGAAGGCGCGGGCGTGGCCTTGCAGCAAGCGTTGCAGCCCTGA
- a CDS encoding dienelactone hydrolase family protein, giving the protein MPRLPLIFALLACAGIAQAEIRTQEIPYKAADGTALVGYYAYDDAIEGKRPGVVVVHEWWGLNDYAKRRARDLAELGYSALAIDMYGEGKNTEHPADALAFMQAALKDAPAAKARFLAGLDLLKKQPQTDATKLAAIGYCFGGKVVLDAARQGVPLAGVVSFHGALATATPATKGSVKAKVLVEHGGQDSMVTKADVAAFKEEMDKAEADYRFVLQAKAKHGFTNPDADRLSHAGHGSEKGPDIGYSQVADENSWADMQSFFKDLFPR; this is encoded by the coding sequence ATGCCCAGATTGCCGCTCATTTTCGCCTTGCTGGCCTGCGCGGGTATCGCCCAGGCGGAAATCCGCACCCAGGAGATCCCCTACAAGGCCGCCGACGGCACGGCGCTGGTGGGTTACTACGCCTACGACGACGCCATCGAGGGCAAGCGCCCTGGCGTGGTGGTGGTGCACGAGTGGTGGGGCCTGAACGACTACGCCAAGCGCCGCGCCCGTGACCTCGCCGAACTGGGCTACAGCGCCCTGGCCATCGACATGTACGGCGAAGGCAAGAACACCGAGCACCCGGCCGACGCGCTGGCCTTCATGCAGGCCGCCCTGAAGGACGCCCCCGCCGCCAAGGCGCGCTTCCTCGCCGGGCTCGACCTGCTGAAAAAGCAGCCGCAGACCGATGCCACCAAGCTCGCCGCCATCGGCTACTGCTTCGGCGGCAAGGTGGTGCTGGACGCCGCGCGCCAAGGCGTGCCCCTGGCCGGCGTGGTCAGCTTCCACGGCGCCCTGGCCACCGCCACCCCGGCCACCAAGGGCAGCGTCAAGGCCAAGGTGCTGGTGGAGCACGGCGGCCAGGACAGCATGGTCACCAAGGCCGACGTCGCCGCCTTCAAGGAGGAGATGGACAAGGCCGAGGCCGACTACCGCTTCGTCCTCCAGGCCAAGGCCAAGCACGGCTTCACCAACCCGGATGCGGATCGCCTCAGCCACGCCGGCCACGGCAGCGAGAAGGGCCCGGATATCGGCTACAGCCAGGTCGCCGATGAAAACTCCTGGGCCGACATGCAAAGCTTCTTCAAGGACCTCTTCCCCCGCTGA
- a CDS encoding trimeric intracellular cation channel family protein, translating to MAQLFYLADLFGVAVFAITGALMAGRKSMDLFGVLVIAIITALGGGTLRDVILGNHPVSWIRDDTYILVASLAAVGTVLWVRLTRPINETGLLVADAFGLAVFTVYGTEVALQHQVPFSTAIIMGVITGVAGGVMRDVICNEIPLIFQKEIYAIACVAGSLVFIGMLHLGLPRWLDTGVAMLVVLGTRLAAIRWGLSLPRFHLLDRD from the coding sequence ATGGCCCAGCTCTTCTACCTGGCGGACCTGTTCGGCGTTGCCGTTTTCGCCATCACCGGCGCGCTGATGGCCGGGCGCAAGTCCATGGATCTGTTCGGCGTGCTGGTGATCGCCATCATCACCGCGCTGGGCGGCGGCACCCTGCGGGACGTCATCCTCGGCAACCACCCGGTGAGCTGGATACGCGACGACACCTACATCCTCGTCGCCTCCCTGGCTGCCGTGGGCACCGTGCTCTGGGTGCGGCTGACCCGGCCGATCAACGAAACCGGCCTGCTGGTGGCAGACGCCTTCGGCCTGGCGGTGTTCACCGTCTACGGCACCGAGGTGGCCCTGCAGCACCAGGTGCCGTTCAGTACCGCCATCATCATGGGGGTTATCACCGGCGTTGCCGGCGGCGTGATGCGTGACGTCATCTGCAACGAGATCCCGCTGATCTTCCAGAAGGAGATCTACGCCATCGCCTGTGTCGCCGGCTCCCTGGTGTTCATCGGCATGCTTCACCTCGGGCTGCCCCGTTGGCTGGACACCGGCGTCGCCATGCTGGTGGTGCTCGGCACGCGCCTGGCGGCGATCCGTTGGGGGCTCTCGCTGCCACGCTTCCACCTGCTGGACCGCGACTGA